A segment of the Geoglobus ahangari genome:
TACATGTTCCACACGGCCAACATCGAGATGACCGACGCGATAGCCATGGCGCTTGAGAAACCCCTGTTCAAGGTTTTTGTGAGCGGTGAGGAGGAGAAGGAGGTCGATGAGCTATCGGAGCAGCTCTCAGTGCTGGACGTGGACGGAATAGTCATTGGCGGGATCAGGAGCGAGTACCAGAAGAAGAGGTTCGAGTACATCGCTGAAAGTCTTAACCTCGAGCTCATATCGCCGTTATGGCATGTGGACGAGGAGGAGATCGTCAGGGAGGTTGGAAGGCTTTTCGATGCCATAATTGTCAAGACCTCGGCCATGGGACTCGACGATGGTTTTCTGGGGAGGAGGATAGACGAGGAGCTCCTGAAAGATCTGAAGAGGCTGAACGAGAAGTATGGGGTCAACGTTGCGGGAGAGGGGGGAGAGTACGAGTCCCTCGTGCTCGATGCTCCGCTCTACAGGAAGAGGATAGAGATTCTGAGCTACGATGTGGTCAGGGATGGGCTGAGCAGCCAGATGGTGGTCAGAGAATACAGGCTGGTTGAAAAATCGTAAATCTGATTTCAGAAAGGTTAAATAGTATTACATATGTCGAAGCTTAACGAACGAAAATCGTGATCAGGGTTTGTAAGGTTCGAATAAAAACTGGAAGCTGACAGCATAAAACGGAAAATTTTATTAATTTGGTCAATTATAAACAGGTTAAGGTGATTGAATGAGCTGTGAAAACGATTTGTTTTGCGGGGTGAACAGGCCCAAGAGCCTGAACCCCGACGAGATGAGCGACCTCGAGAAGAAGCACACCCCTGTGATCTCGGCTCCTGAGAGAGTCAAGGCAGGGGAGGTGTTCGAGGTCAAGGTTGAGACGGGTGTGTTCATGGCGCACCCTAACGAGTACGGGCACTATTTTGCATGGATTGAGCTGTACCTTGACGATACGCCCGTTGGCAGGGTCAGTTTGCAGCCCGTGGTAAGCTCTCCGAGCGTTGTTTTCAGAGTTTCCGCGACTCACAGTCACGAAGGCAAGAGGAAGTTGAGAGCTCTTGCCTTCTGCAACCTCCACGGTGTTTGGGAGGGTGAAAAGGAGATAGAGGTGGAGTAAAATGGCGAAGTATCAGTGCAAGGTTTGTGGATACGTGTATGATGAGGCTGAAGGGGATCCGGACAACGACATTCCAGCCGGAACCAAGTGGGAGGATCTCCCCGAGGACTGGGTCTGCCCGGTCTGCGGAGCGAGCAAGGAAGACTTCGAGAAGATTGAGTGAGTTCGCTCTTTTTCTCAATTTTTTGAGGTGCTGAAGAT
Coding sequences within it:
- a CDS encoding diphthine--ammonia ligase, translated to MRVACLISGGKDSMLALHKASEKHEIACLISIFSRNPDSYMFHTANIEMTDAIAMALEKPLFKVFVSGEEEKEVDELSEQLSVLDVDGIVIGGIRSEYQKKRFEYIAESLNLELISPLWHVDEEEIVREVGRLFDAIIVKTSAMGLDDGFLGRRIDEELLKDLKRLNEKYGVNVAGEGGEYESLVLDAPLYRKRIEILSYDVVRDGLSSQMVVREYRLVEKS
- a CDS encoding class II SORL domain-containing protein, whose protein sequence is MSCENDLFCGVNRPKSLNPDEMSDLEKKHTPVISAPERVKAGEVFEVKVETGVFMAHPNEYGHYFAWIELYLDDTPVGRVSLQPVVSSPSVVFRVSATHSHEGKRKLRALAFCNLHGVWEGEKEIEVE
- the rd gene encoding rubredoxin, with translation MAKYQCKVCGYVYDEAEGDPDNDIPAGTKWEDLPEDWVCPVCGASKEDFEKIE